In the Clostridium cellulovorans 743B genome, TCAGGCTTAAAACTTCCTTCTTGCTTTAGATAGCAGTCAAAAAACTCTAATGCTATATCATTCATTTTTTCAATGACATAATATTTATCTGCCTCTTCCTTTCCAATCTTATTTTTAGCAGTGCTACTTATCATTCTCGTAAGTAACGGTGAAACTATAGGAAGATCCGTAAAGCTCATATGATTTGTGCCTTCAAAATAAACTTCGAAGGAATTAGGTGCAGTAGCTAATATAAGTCTTTGGGGTATAATGATATCTGGATCAGTTATCTTTTCATACAATCGCTTCATATCGTCGCTATATATACTTAGTATCGGAACGGTATAAATCTTATCATTAACTCTACACCTACCATTTTCAAAGCCTATATACTCACCAAGTAAATCAGCATCAAGATTTATAATAGCTCCGATATCATTTCGCTCTCTTCCCACTTGTGCACTGGCTGCTCCCCCTAAGGAATGACCTATCAAACCAATTTTACTAGTATCGATAAGTTGATAAACCTTATCACTGTTACCTTCATTTACCTTTTGAAGAATTGTATCAATGATAAAATTTATATCATCAGTACGAACTTTTAGCCAATTCTGCTGAAGCTTGTACTCAGTCTCAGCATCATAAATATCATTGTTAACATCATTGACTTCCTTCATAAAATTTTTATCCACCATCGTAACTTTTTTATCAACATTCACAGTGATTAAAGAGTGATGTGGATGATCAATAGAACATACTACATATCCGTTGCTAGCTAACTCATTAAAAGTAGAAGTATTACTGGTTTTTACTCCAAAGGCTCCATGAGAGAATATTACTAAAGGACACTTTCCTGTAGCTTCTTCAGGATACCAAAACTCTGCCGTACCTTCTCTTTTCTCATTAGTATTACTAAAAGTATCAATACGATTATTATCTTTAAAAGTATAGGTCGCTGCTTTTATCTTATATTTACCTGTAGTTTCAGGAAGCTTGTATTGTGGGAATATTAATGCAGGACTAACAGCTAAAAATATAGTAACCCACATAGAAAGTCCCTTGATAATTATACGTGAAGTCCTATATTGCTTTTTACATTCTCTTCTGCGTACCAAAGATATAACGCTAATTACTGACCATATAAATAATATAACTGCTAAAGGCTTCCACTGAAAGCTCCACTGAATAATAGACAACAATATAAATAAAAAAAATACTATAAACGTACTTATGCGAATTATGTTTCTCATTTTCTTTTCATTGGATTTTCTTTTAAAGCAGTATATTCCAAAAATTATCTCTATCACTGCTGCAATAGTAAGTATCACTGTTCCCATAATGCTTTTCCTCTCTATTCTTTAATTTTATAGATATATAAGTTCCATTATTTTTTCACCATAAAACCTAGGTTTAAGTAATTATTAATAATTTGTTCTGCTATTGATAATTAGCTCAAAGATTTTAACTTTTATTATTGAAACATATATAATTTATCTATAAAAATAAAATACATCATGATTTTTCTAATGTATATACGATGAACAGTATCCTGCAACTACAACTAAGTAAGCTGCAAAATGAGAGAGGTAAGTTGCATAACCAATATATAAATTTATTTAAAGACATTATTAGAATTTATATAATTTATTCTTTTTATAACTATAATTCATCTCTCATAGCCTTTAATTTTTCGTTAATTTTATCAGTAGTTTTTTTATCATAAGTCCAAGAAATAAAAAGTACAGAAATATAGATTACAGCTATCTGAAACTGTAATAAAACTATACCACCGATTCCACTAATAGAGCCAACCAAGTTAGCTAGAATCAATAATGCTGCCTCTAATACAAAAAAATGAATAATTCTCCTAATCCACATTTCCTTTTCAGAGATGCTTCTTTCAGAATAAAAAATCAAACTTAGCAAATCAACTATTAAGGAACAAATCATATATATATACATATCCCTTAGTTCAATAGAATCATTGGGCTGGAAAATTTGGCGTGTTATAGTTAAAGAAATTACAATAAGTGCAAATATAATAAAAAAATCTCTAATTAATTTTTTAATAAACTCTATTAAATTCATGTACCTTCTCCTCCTATAAACCCAACATCTTTTTTAATATAGGAACATATTGTCTTGAAACAGTAATCTTCTCTCCATTATCAAGCCTTGCTTCAAATCTTCCACTTAGGGATGGCCTTATATATGAAATTTTAGTTAAGTTGAGAATGGTAGATTTTGATGCACGAAAAAACTTCTTTCCTTGGCATATTTCCTCAAGCTCATATAACTTTTCCTTTACTTCAAAAACTTTATCCTTACAATAAATAAACACTTTATTATCCACAGTTTCAAAATAATATACATCAATAAGGTTTATCCTGTGGATATTATCTTCTCTATAGCCAAGTAACACCGATTTTTCACTTTTCAACTTATGTAATATTTTTAGGATATTATCATTAACCTCATGACATTTTATAATTATCTCCTCATCGAATTCTCTATCTATCTGTTCAATTGATATCTTCATATTTCCACCACTTTAAATCTGATTTTAAATATATAATTTATCCTTAATTAGAGTACTACCTTTTTTTATTTCTGTACTACAATAGTTGAGGCTTAACAATGTTTATAAAATGATTTCTTTAATAAAAGCTTAGTGCAAAAACACTAAGCCTCACAAATTTATATTATATCAAATCAACCGAAAATTTTATGCATTTTTACCAATAACTCACAACTAAAAAATTCTTCATTTCCTATATAGTAGTTTGTTTACCTTTAAGCTTTTATCCTATACTCATCAATGATAATGATATTTAGTTAATTTTTGACTACTGGCACCCAAGCTTCTACTATCATCTTTCCGTCATCTCTCCAATGGCAACGCTCTTGCCACGATCCTTCATCTAGTTCGTAGCCAGAATTCGGAAACCATTCAGTGAATATACGCTTCCATATAGATGTAATGCTATCTTCTGGTTTTTCAAGCACAAGTGGGAATACTGCCCATGTCTTAGCAGGAATAGTAACAACCTCAAATTCATCAGAAACTCCTTCCTCTGGCATATCTAAACCAATCATATACTTCATCATTTCGTTATCCATATCATATAAAACCGATTTTAACAACGTCCTTTCATTACCATGACCAGCCTCAACAATTTTATAAGTGATGCGTTCTTCTTCACATTTGTTCCAAAAATCTGGAATAGTCTCAAATGATTCTTCTCTCCTTGTAGTAAGTGATATCCCGAATAATGTTAAAGCATCTTCTTCAACAATTCTATAGTTCATACCTATACCTCCATTAATTGTAATAAGAAAGGAAATAGGTGCATAGGATTTTATTTCGACTCCTAGTATACGTGCCTCTGATGGCGTAACACCATGCATTCCTTGAAATGCCCTAGTAAATGAATTAGGAGAATCATAACCATATTTGTTGGCAAGATCAATGATCTTAATGTCGCTATTTTTAAGCTCAAATCCAGCCAATGTAAGTTTTCTTCGCCTAATATACTCATTCAACGGAATGTCGGTAATAAATGAAAACATACGAGTAAAGTGATATTCTGAACAACACGCTCTACGTGCCACTTCTCCCATTTCAATCTCGCCATCAAGATTTTCTTCAATATAGTTAATTGCAGAATTCATACGGTCAAGCCAAACCATAACACCTTCCCCTTTCATTATGAAGTATAAGTCTTTTCAAAATAGTCATCTCCACATTTATTGCACCAAAATGTGTGGTATATTTTCTAATTTATTTTATTGATGTAGTTATTTTAAAGTTTATCATACAATTCTATAGATGTGGATAGGTAACTCTTTGAGGTTATCTCTGAGTTTTCCCCCCACCCAAACGGTACGTGCGACTTTCACCGCATACCGCTTTCCAACAAATAGATTTGCTTAGCTCACTCGCTTTTCATTAGACAGTAACCTCACGATTACTATTTAAACAACTTGGTATTCATAAAGTTTTGTTCTGAATTTAAGTATCTTATTTCTAGTTTTAATGTCTACATGCTCTATATTTCCTTGATGATGAATCAAGTTATGACATTCATTACATACCCAGGCTAGATTGGTAAGTTTATTGATTTTATCCTGTGGTAGTTTTGTATTAATATGATGACAGTGCCTATTTCCAAAGTGTAGTGACTTACTACAGCATCTACATTTATATTTATCTCTGTTATAGGCATATTCTCTATTCATGTAATATTCAAAGTTATAAGTAACTCTATTTTTATTAATTAGAAGAATATCTGTATCATACATGGGTGGTCTATCCAGTGCCATTTTCCTAGCTTTGCTATTTTGGGTTTGATATAATTCTCTTCCTTCTAAAGAATAGGGTGTCATCTTCTGCTTAAATACTTTTCCCCATTGACTAGCAGTTATGTTAGCTCTTGTTATGCCTATATGTTGATTATCATTTACAAGTATTGCAAATGTTCTTCCGTTATATTTGGCATGTCTTTCTGGTCTATTGATTAGTAGATTAAGCTTGATTTCTTTCCAATTACTTTGCAGTTTAGGGAATACTCTCATGCAACTTCTTCTAACTTTATCGTCAATATAATTGAAAGTTTTACTACATATACTGCTTTTCCAGTATTCACATACTCCAACAATCTTAGAATTGATTTTCTCAATTTGTATTGCTTGGTCTATGTCTTTAGGTATTGCTTTTAGCTTCTTTATTTCCCTACATATATCCTTAACTTGTTGTTTTACTTTTTCCGTATTAGGAATAGCTTTTCCAACAACCTTTTTAGGATTTGGTTTAGAAGGTGTTTTTCTAGGTAATTCAGCTAATACATCAAATCCTAAGAATTTAACTTTTTCGCACTTAATATCTGTAATTACTGTCTTTTCCTCCGATAATTCAAGCTTCAATTTATGTTTGAAATATCTTCTGATATAGTGCAGTAATCTTTCTGCTTCCTGCCTAGATGTTGTTAATATCACCCAATCATCTGCATATCTAACTAAATACTTAGGTTTAATGCCTGTTCTCCTTAGTTTCTCTCGGCAATGTGAACGGTCGTTTTTAGTTTCAATTCCCTTTGGCTCTTGATACATACGACCTATCATCCAGTCGAAACTATTTAGATATACATTAGCTAATAATGGAGAAATAATTCCTCCTTGTGGCGTTCCTGCTTCAGTGAGATAGAACAAATCTCTCTCAATATATCCTGCCTTTAACATAAGCTTAATCAAACATAACATCCGCTTATCATGTACTCCCATTTTCCAGAGCTTATTTATCAACACCTTATGATTGATGTTATCAAAATAACTTTTGATATCACCTTCAATAACGTAATGCGGAATATCTTTGCTCGTAGAGGATATTACATGAACAATAGATGCTATAGCATGACTGCAAGCTCGGTAAGGTCTAAAACCATAACTATGAGGATAGAATTTTGCCTCACAGATTGGTTCTATTACTATGCGAATACATTCCAGTATGATTCTATCAATTACAGTTGGTATTCCTAGTGGCCTTTTCTTACCATTACTCTTAGGTATATATTCTCTTCTTGCAGGTTTAGGTTTGTAGTTGGAAGCACTCTTTTTAACTAGGCTAATAACTTCCTCCTTTGACATTTGTAAATACTTATCTATTGTATTTCTATCAGTTCCAGGAGTTTTACTACCACTATTAGATTTAATATTATGAACGGCAGTAATAATTGTAACCTCATTAAAAGCTACTTCCATTAGACCGGTGAATGTCTTATTTAATTTGCTTTGCATGTAAATAAAGTCTAGCTTTTCATTTAATTCTTTTTCAGAATTGAAGTTGCTGCTTATATGCACAGATTATCACCTACTTTCTAATTTAATCTGTGGTTGCATACGGATTATTTCACCGATTATTCAACTTCATTAATACCTTGTTGTATCTATTTGTCTGGTGTCCTTCGCCATGTACTAGGCTTTCCCTAGCTCAGACTACTACGACACCTCTGACTTCCTAAATGCTTCATTGTTCTGTCAAACTCCACATATAGGCTCTCACTTGTTCCAATCTATCTATCCTTTTTAAAGTAAACCGTAGGTGGTTGCTCTACTCCGAGGTATCTCAACTCTGTTTGAATTCTAGTTATGCAGAGTCGTCTTACATTATTTCGAATGTAAGATTGTAATGAAAGTGGCAAGCTCATTACAAAATATCCTTAGCTTCCAGTTTTCACCGGCTGGTCGTTACGGAGCGTCAAACACAACTTTCTTACGTCACCATAGTTTACGGATGCCCACCTTTATACTCTTCCATGCCTATTACTAGGTTTAGGTTTTTCAAAGGTGTCTTCACCACGCTTTACACAATGACTATTAACAGATAACCACTGCATAGTGGAGTCTTAGCATTCATACTATCTCTGGCTTCGATACGCCATCAACGATATGAATTCTGTATGACCAAGGTACTTCCCCTTGGATTTCGATAGATTAGTTTAGCTGTACAATCAACTATCTAGTTTCGTAATCTTTATCAGAGATTACTTGTTAGAAACAAGTCGCACTACCACCTCATACCATAGGATGGAATATATTTTCCTTAACAAAACTATAGGCATGATTACCTAACTTATATGTAATCATGCCTATATATGCTAACTAATGTGCATCATTAGTTAATATTATTCTTCAATTGTAAAATTAAATAACAGCTATTATAAAACCATGCTTTTATGCACAACTTTTAAAATTGTCCATTCAAACTTTGCACTTAATACCAGTAGACACATTTATCATTTACTATAGACATCAACTACCTTTGCCACATAATCATCCATACCAGATTGGGCTAAAACTACAATAGATTGGTTTTCTCCAGCTATATCAACTCGATATGCTTGAGCTTCATCTCTGTCACAACTCTTGTCTCTATTAACATTTATTTTATTCTTCTCTGCAACTCCATAATCCTCCAGTATTTCTGTAACTCTATTTTCCACCTCACCTGTTGGACATTCAAGTATACTAATTCTATCAATTACCTCATGGATTTTTTTCATTCTGTTAGCCTCCTAGTAAATTAGTTTTACGTTGTATTATGTCCATTTATTTTTTACTTAATTCTATATTATCAGTGGTAGAATTTATAATTTTCACTAAACTAACCTCTCCTGTACTGTTGCTTATACTCATCAAAGTTCCAAGTTCTAAAAAACTTTTTAGCAGCATTATATCCTGCTTCATATAAAAACTTTTGCTCACTTTCACTTAGACTAAATTGAGTACTAGTAACAGTTTCTGTAGGAATAAATATAGTTCTAACTTCTGAATGTTTATCTACATGCCTCATATCATGTGCTTGTGCCATTGTCTGAACAATAGCTCTTCCATAACTAATAGGTCTATCGATATTAACTGACGTAGCTGAAATATTCTCCTGTGACAAACGGAAACCAAATGTTGGCCACCGTGGTAAACCATCTTTCCTATCAAATATATCAACAGGATAATTACTAAGTAAGCCTCCATCCACCACATAGCAACTTTTTTTATTGGTTACCCATTTCACTGGTTTAAAGAAAAGCGGAATAGTACAGCTCATCCTTACAGCTTTTGCAATTGACATTTTATCTTTAGATACACCATAATAATTTAAATCATCTGGGAAGACTATCATTCTTCCGTCAGTAACATCAGAAGCAATAATTTTAAGATTATCCTCTGGCAGATCAGCAAAAGAATAAATCTTCTTTTTAACCAGTAAATTTTCTATAAAGTTTTCTAAATAATCATTATCGTATATACCCAGTTCTCGCCATACCGCTATCCCTTTCCCTACCACAGGAATACTTTCTACCCAATTCTTACCAGGAACTCTTTTGTAATCCATTTGATGCATAATACTACTTAATTCTTGTCCCGAATATCCACTAGCAAGAAGTGCAGCAATAATAGAACCAGCAGATGTCCCTGCTAACTTGTTCCAGTGATAACCTTGTTTTTCTAAGAACGTAACTGCACCAACATGTCCAATTCCACGTACTCCTCCACCTTCAAAAACAGCATCAGCTTTCATTTCAAATACCCCCCTTATTTATCCTTATCCATACCCAATATAAAATCATGAATTTTAATACTAATTTTGAATTATTTGTATAATTTAACCATAGTATAATTATATCATCCTCCAAAATTCGTTTCATATAAATAACTCCTATACTTCCTATAATTTAAACATTTAAGTTATTTATACTACCTGGTTTCTCTCGCAAAGATAAATTTCTTATTATTTTTTATTTTAATCGAAACTCCTTCTATAATCTTTCTATTCTCAAACTACATTAAATATTCGTGATTCCTAAACAGGTAAAAAGTCACGCAGTGTAAAGTTATATTTAAAAGCCTATAGAAACTATTTTCTAAATAATAAAACAAGCCTTAATTACTCTTATTGATGTAATCAAGACTTGTTTATGAGTTTCTATTTATTTGTATTTTCAGTTGTGCCTGTAGCAGGAATCTGGATTAATGAACCACTACCGGTCATAGTTGTTGGCAGCTTGCCATCCCATTTGCTCCACTTTGTATATTCTACCAATTCAGGAGTTAAACTTTGTTTTACCGCATCATTTGCCTTAGCTTCACCTTGTGCTTTTATTAAAGCAGAGTCAGATTCACCTTGTGCATTGATTCTTTTAGTCTCTGCATCAACTTTAGCTTGTTCTTGTAATACTTTAGCAGTTTGTAATTTTTGTTCTGCGTCTACCTTGTCTTGAATTGCTTGCATAGAATTATTATCTGGCCTTATAGCTAAAAACGTAAAGCTTTCTACTGAAATACCATACTGTTCCATGTCCTTTGTAAATTCGTCCATTACTTTTCCTTGTATTTCTGGTCTTGATGCACCATAAACATCCATAACTTCATAAGAAGATGTTACATTGTTGATACTTGATTTTAAACTTCTTCTTATAAAATTATTTTCAATAGTTTCAGCACTCTGACCTCTAAACTTTGTAAATATATCTGGCAATTTATTTACGTCCATGTGATAAGAATATGATACATCCACATTAACTGGTTTACCAGACTTTGTATTTATATCAAAACTCTCATCATCTTTACCTCCTTCCTTATTATCCTTGGATAAGAATACTGTTTCTGTTGAAACAGGATAGCTCGTTATATGTTCTGTTGGTAAAATCAAATGCCAGCCTTGACTAAGAGTTTTATTTTTTATACCACCGTCCATACCATAAATAACGCCTGCATAACCTGGTTTAATCTTTGTAACAGACATTGCTAAAAGAACTGTTCCTGCTATCATTACACTTGCTGTTATTAATCCACCTATTAAAAACTTTCTTGACATATATCTACTCATTTTCTTTCTCTTCCTCTCTCTTTATATCTTTCAAATTTTCATTAAATATTTTAGTAGTTTTTTCAGCTGCTTGTCCTATCTTTTCAAAATATCTAGATAGGAATATCCATACTAAGACTAATCCGATTATTACAAGTGCATAGAATACATACATTTCTCTCCCTCTTTCAAGCTAATAAATAATCTTTTCCACTCCCGATAAATTTTCAAATTGTTATGTAGGTAGCTTCTCAATGAAATCCACCTCCAAAGATGATATATGTATTATATGGTTTTCATAACCACTTTTCAAGTTAATAATTAGCCTGATTATGGTTATTTCTAAGCACTATTGTTAGTGTATACAATTACAAGCATGTCCATCTTCGATTATCATCATTTATCACCATTTATCTTACCTACTTATTTTTAACAAGTATATTTCATTGAAAAACTTAACATTCTATAATTTTCTATATAATAAACAAAATGCCCCAAAAATCTTAGATTTCTACCTCTAAGATTTTTCGGGAATTCTTCATATAAACTATGATAACACATTTTCTATTAATATCACCCGAACTGCCAAATGCTATGACTTAGGTTCCCGTATCTATAACTACGATGTAATAATCTTGCTATTTTCTTATCATCAGCTGCTCCCATTGCATAAAATATAGGAATAAAGTGTTCAACACCATAAAGTGGCACTGCATACTTAGCTGTAGGTTCCAAAGAATGATAATTATACAGAGATTCTAAATCCCACTTCTCCAAACAACTTGCTAACCACTGATCAAATTTAATTGCCCAATCGTCAACACCTATATTATCTTTCTCCCAATTCAAAGCACCAAGGTTGTGTACAGTTCCTCCACTAGCAATGATTAAAACATCCTTCTCCCGTAATGATGATAAGACTTTCCCTATTTCATACTGGTCTTTAGGCAAAGTATGAGGGCTTACAGACATTGAAATCACAGGAATATTTGCTTCAGAATAAATCAATCTGAGGACTACCCATGCACCATGATCTAACCCGCGTTCTGCATCAACTTCAAAAGGAATACCTTTCCTATGGAGCAACTGTTGAATTTCTTTAAATATCGCCTCATTGCCTACTGCTGGATATTTAATTCTATACAATTCTTCTGGGAATCCGCTAAAATCATATATCATATCATACTCGACAGAATTGCCCACCTTTTGAATATCCGACTCCCAATGAGCAGAAAAAATTATAATAGCTATTGGCTTCTTTATAGTGTCACTTAATTTATACAAAAACGTAGTATATGCATTATCTTCAACTGCTAATAGCGGTGATCCATGTGCGATGAAAAAATATGGTATCATATAATCACACTCTCTTTATAATGTTTCTTTTACAATCTTGGATACCTCCTTTAGATAATCTCCTCTAATTTCATCAGTGACATATGGAACCGCACCAAAGAAAATATGTTTTACATCCTCTATTCCACTAAAATTAAATATCCCTTGATCTGTAGCTTGCTTCATTGAATTATGCATTCCACTTGCAGAATATGCTTCATTTGGTGAACCTGTGGTACAAAATAACAACCCCTTCTTACCTGTCAATAAACCTTTTGGTGCTCCATTTTCACTGGTATATGCAAAGCCATAG is a window encoding:
- a CDS encoding alpha/beta hydrolase family protein, whose product is MGTVILTIAAVIEIIFGIYCFKRKSNEKKMRNIIRISTFIVFFLFILLSIIQWSFQWKPLAVILFIWSVISVISLVRRRECKKQYRTSRIIIKGLSMWVTIFLAVSPALIFPQYKLPETTGKYKIKAATYTFKDNNRIDTFSNTNEKREGTAEFWYPEEATGKCPLVIFSHGAFGVKTSNTSTFNELASNGYVVCSIDHPHHSLITVNVDKKVTMVDKNFMKEVNDVNNDIYDAETEYKLQQNWLKVRTDDINFIIDTILQKVNEGNSDKVYQLIDTSKIGLIGHSLGGAASAQVGRERNDIGAIINLDADLLGEYIGFENGRCRVNDKIYTVPILSIYSDDMKRLYEKITDPDIIIPQRLILATAPNSFEVYFEGTNHMSFTDLPIVSPLLTRMISSTAKNKIGKEEADKYYVIEKMNDIALEFFDCYLKQEGSFKPEDKY
- a CDS encoding DUF3021 domain-containing protein yields the protein MNLIEFIKKLIRDFFIIFALIVISLTITRQIFQPNDSIELRDMYIYMICSLIVDLLSLIFYSERSISEKEMWIRRIIHFFVLEAALLILANLVGSISGIGGIVLLQFQIAVIYISVLFISWTYDKKTTDKINEKLKAMRDEL
- a CDS encoding LytTR family DNA-binding domain-containing protein, with product MKISIEQIDREFDEEIIIKCHEVNDNILKILHKLKSEKSVLLGYREDNIHRINLIDVYYFETVDNKVFIYCKDKVFEVKEKLYELEEICQGKKFFRASKSTILNLTKISYIRPSLSGRFEARLDNGEKITVSRQYVPILKKMLGL
- a CDS encoding AraC family transcriptional regulator; this translates as MKGEGVMVWLDRMNSAINYIEENLDGEIEMGEVARRACCSEYHFTRMFSFITDIPLNEYIRRRKLTLAGFELKNSDIKIIDLANKYGYDSPNSFTRAFQGMHGVTPSEARILGVEIKSYAPISFLITINGGIGMNYRIVEEDALTLFGISLTTRREESFETIPDFWNKCEEERITYKIVEAGHGNERTLLKSVLYDMDNEMMKYMIGLDMPEEGVSDEFEVVTIPAKTWAVFPLVLEKPEDSITSIWKRIFTEWFPNSGYELDEGSWQERCHWRDDGKMIVEAWVPVVKN
- the ltrA gene encoding group II intron reverse transcriptase/maturase gives rise to the protein MHISSNFNSEKELNEKLDFIYMQSKLNKTFTGLMEVAFNEVTIITAVHNIKSNSGSKTPGTDRNTIDKYLQMSKEEVISLVKKSASNYKPKPARREYIPKSNGKKRPLGIPTVIDRIILECIRIVIEPICEAKFYPHSYGFRPYRACSHAIASIVHVISSTSKDIPHYVIEGDIKSYFDNINHKVLINKLWKMGVHDKRMLCLIKLMLKAGYIERDLFYLTEAGTPQGGIISPLLANVYLNSFDWMIGRMYQEPKGIETKNDRSHCREKLRRTGIKPKYLVRYADDWVILTTSRQEAERLLHYIRRYFKHKLKLELSEEKTVITDIKCEKVKFLGFDVLAELPRKTPSKPNPKKVVGKAIPNTEKVKQQVKDICREIKKLKAIPKDIDQAIQIEKINSKIVGVCEYWKSSICSKTFNYIDDKVRRSCMRVFPKLQSNWKEIKLNLLINRPERHAKYNGRTFAILVNDNQHIGITRANITASQWGKVFKQKMTPYSLEGRELYQTQNSKARKMALDRPPMYDTDILLINKNRVTYNFEYYMNREYAYNRDKYKCRCCSKSLHFGNRHCHHINTKLPQDKINKLTNLAWVCNECHNLIHHQGNIEHVDIKTRNKILKFRTKLYEYQVV
- a CDS encoding patatin-like phospholipase family protein; this translates as MKADAVFEGGGVRGIGHVGAVTFLEKQGYHWNKLAGTSAGSIIAALLASGYSGQELSSIMHQMDYKRVPGKNWVESIPVVGKGIAVWRELGIYDNDYLENFIENLLVKKKIYSFADLPEDNLKIIASDVTDGRMIVFPDDLNYYGVSKDKMSIAKAVRMSCTIPLFFKPVKWVTNKKSCYVVDGGLLSNYPVDIFDRKDGLPRWPTFGFRLSQENISATSVNIDRPISYGRAIVQTMAQAHDMRHVDKHSEVRTIFIPTETVTSTQFSLSESEQKFLYEAGYNAAKKFFRTWNFDEYKQQYRRG
- a CDS encoding prohibitin family protein — protein: MSRYMSRKFLIGGLITASVMIAGTVLLAMSVTKIKPGYAGVIYGMDGGIKNKTLSQGWHLILPTEHITSYPVSTETVFLSKDNKEGGKDDESFDINTKSGKPVNVDVSYSYHMDVNKLPDIFTKFRGQSAETIENNFIRRSLKSSINNVTSSYEVMDVYGASRPEIQGKVMDEFTKDMEQYGISVESFTFLAIRPDNNSMQAIQDKVDAEQKLQTAKVLQEQAKVDAETKRINAQGESDSALIKAQGEAKANDAVKQSLTPELVEYTKWSKWDGKLPTTMTGSGSLIQIPATGTTENTNK
- a CDS encoding DODA-type extradiol aromatic ring-opening family dioxygenase, translating into MIPYFFIAHGSPLLAVEDNAYTTFLYKLSDTIKKPIAIIIFSAHWESDIQKVGNSVEYDMIYDFSGFPEELYRIKYPAVGNEAIFKEIQQLLHRKGIPFEVDAERGLDHGAWVVLRLIYSEANIPVISMSVSPHTLPKDQYEIGKVLSSLREKDVLIIASGGTVHNLGALNWEKDNIGVDDWAIKFDQWLASCLEKWDLESLYNYHSLEPTAKYAVPLYGVEHFIPIFYAMGAADDKKIARLLHRSYRYGNLSHSIWQFG